From Pyxicephalus adspersus chromosome 7, UCB_Pads_2.0, whole genome shotgun sequence, a single genomic window includes:
- the LOC140336009 gene encoding piggyBac transposable element-derived protein 4-like, whose translation MAKSQMPAADTSSEGDSDEYILDQWHRKFSYVSSEEYEPPSKKRKHGHVMKLHNDVEETNTNCSNVSQKTFRVNTDGFLPIDYFQLFLDDEFFDNVVKLTNLYAAQYFLEQGEKQDGCPEWIPTNLSEMRKFWGLTLNVGITRKPSIKCYWSAKHPPTNPIFLSTIGLNRFLQLQKFLHYNDNTLALPPDHPQFDDLFKVRPVLDHLLKRFQEVYIPGQNLVVDRSLLSYKGCLIFKEYFTKKEKFCKLHRLCESSTGYTYRFRVCTKKVSALSSSTLSSDFGISEQIVDDLVHPLYNQGYHLYMNHIYCSLPLFRLLHTKGTLACGTIHPSKKGFPRELMKQMKGETILQRCEELLAVRYKGSKDLILLTTIHDESTLAFTMTEEQNVTKPKCLSDYNYYMAGVERSGQMLEPFIAYHKGMVWYKRLVVYLVELAMLNAYVVYHQTTAENRFSFLKFQESVIKSLLNNEQLNVTETEPKVEERLVGRHFPEMMPSNRKAHPARKCQVCSRHGRQRNTRYYCPDCPLKPALCLLTCFRTYHTKETF comes from the exons ATGGCAAAAAGTCAAATGCCTGCAGCCGACACCTCCAGCGAAGGAGATTCTGATGAATACATTCTAGATCAGTGGCACAGGAAATTCTCCTATGTCTCCAGTGAGGAATATGAGCCCCcgtccaaaaaaaggaaacatggacATGTGATGAAGCTTCATAACGATGTGGAGGAAACAAATACTAACTGTAGCAATGTTTCTCAAAAAACATTCAG GGTTAATACTGATGGCTTTTTACCCATTGACTATTTCCAGTTGTTTCTGGATGATGAGTTCTTTGACAACGTTGTCAAGCTAACCAACTTGTATGCAGCTCAGTATTTTTTGGAACAAGGAGAAAAACAGGATGGTTGTCCTGAATGGATACCAACTAACCTGTCTGAGATGCGAAAGTTTTGGGGTCTCACTCTAAACGTAGGCATTACCCGTAAGCCAAGTATAAAGTGCTACTGGTCTGCAAAGCATCCACCTACCAACCCTATTTTCTTGTCCACAATAGGTCTCAATCGGTTCTTGCAGTTGCAGAAGTTCCTGCATTATAACGATAATACATTGGCTCTACCTCCGGACCATCCCCAGTTTGATGATCTGTTTAAGGTGCGACCTGTCCTAGACCACCTACTGAAAAGATTTCAAGAGGTCTACATCCCAGGGCAGAATCTAGTGGTTGATAGGTCCTTGCTTAGTTATAAGGGTTGTTTAATCTTCAAggaatattttaccaaaaaagaaaaattctgtaaACTACACAGGCTCTGTGAAAGCTCGACCGGTTACACGTATCGATTCAGGGTTTGTACTAAGAAGGTTTCGGCCCTGAGTTCATCTACATTGTCTTCAGATTTTGGGATCAGTGAACAAATTGTAGATGACCTTGTGCATCCTCTTTACAACCAAGGCTACCACTTGTATATGAATCATATATACTGCAGTCTTCCTTTGTTTAGGTTGCTGCATACTAAGGGAACATTGGCATGTGGAACAATCCATCCTTCCAAGAAGGGATTTCCACGAGAACTCATGAAGCAGATGAAAGGTGAAACCATTTTACAGAGATGTGAAGAACTTCTTGCTGTAAGGTACAAAGGAAGCAAAGATCTAATACTTCTCACAACGATACACGATGAAAGCACATTGGCTTTCACCATGACTGAGGAACAAAATGTCACCAAACCAAAGTGTCTCTCAGACTACAACTACTACATGGCTGGAGTGGAAAGGTCGGGGCAAATGTTAGAACCATTCATTGCGTACCATAAGGGAATGGTGTGGTATAAAAGATTGGTGGTTTATTTGGTTGAGCTTGCCATGTTAAATGCCTATGTGGTGTATCATCAAACAACTGCTGAGAATCGTTTTTCTTTCCTGAAGTTCCAAGAATCTGTTATAAAAAGCCTTCTCAACAATGAGCAACTCAACGTTACTGAGACAGAACCAAAAGTGGAGGAGAGGCTAGTTGGTAGACATTTTCCTGAAATGATGCCTTCAAACAGAAAAGCACATCCGGCAAGGAAATGTCAGGTGTGTTCTAGGCATGGACGTCAAAGAAACACTCGTTACTACTGCCCGGATTGCCCCTTGAAGCCGGCACTTTGCTTACTAACCTGCTTCAGGACTTATCATACAAAGGAAACTTTTTAG
- the LOC140334506 gene encoding forkhead box protein J1.2-like, with protein MPVLSSHHQSLTLMEKDNCREDDSLTNLQWLQDFSIRSSDLSSIATSCPPPPHTNQGPCSPTAGDIASCQAPRNGKQRVTLGRNTWPSLPTSIPNPIQEVDYRTNPHVKPPYSYASLICMAMEASQQRKLTLSAIYNWITQNFCYYRHADPSWQNSIRHNLSLNKCFMKVPRGKDEPGKGGFWQMDPRYADMFVNGVLKRRRMPASHLDPPRCNKVPLHHPYQTTRTNSYQSQHSSCGYKQPRRQEKANPVLPALRVPERHGDNLFPTEDPLNNSNFDDLDLQTALISTWWEGDLGSSGPNASVVTNPGLELGQPDPAIVDSQWFMLPEHHPTWQELKEEPVADLWYSDNGYAEDVLYECPPWERAETLL; from the exons ATGCCAGTCCTTTCTTCCCACCACCAGTCCTTAACACTTATGGAGAAGGACAATTGTCGAGAAGATGATAGTCTAACCAACCTTCAGTGGCTCCAAGATTTCTCGATTCGGAGTTCAGACTTGTCATCCATTGCCACTtcttgtcctcctcctcctcatacAAACCAGGGTCCATGCAGCCCCACAGCTGGAGATATAGCTTCCTGCCAGGCTCCTCGTAATGGGAAACAAAGAGTTACCCTGGGAAGAAACACCTGGCCATCTTTACCTACATCTATCCCCAATCCCATCCAGGAAGTGGATTACAGAACCAATCCTCATGTGAAACCGCCATATTCTTATGCTAGCCTCATCTGTATGGCCATGGAGGCAAGCCAGCAAAGAAAACTGACCCTGTCTGCCATATACAACTGGATTACTCAGAACTTCTGCTATTACAGGCATGCGGACCCCAGCTGGCAG aACTCCATCCGTCACAATCTGTCCTTGAACAAATGCTTCATGAAGGTCCCTCGGGGAAAAGACGAGCCTGGAAAGGGTGGATTTTGGCAGATGGACCCTCGTTATGCTGATATGTTTGTAAATGGAGTCTTGAAGAGGAGACGGATGCCAGCTTCTCACCTAGACCCTCCCAGATGCAACAAGGTGCCACTCCACCACCCTTACCAGACAACTCGAACAAACAGCTACCAATCCCAACATTCTTCCTGCGGATACAAGCAGCCTCGGAGACAAGAAAAAGCCAATCCAGTTCTTCCAGCTCTGAGAGTCCCTGAAAGACATGGAGACAACCTCTTTCCTACTGAAGATCCTCTGAATAACAGCAACTTTGATGATCTCGATCTCCAGACTGCCCTAATATCTACATGGTGGGAAGGAGATCTGGGCTCTTCTGGGCCCAACGCCTCAGTAGTGACCAACCCTGGACTAGAACTGGGCCAGCCTGACCCTGCCATAGTGGATAGCCAGTGGTTTATGCTTCCTGAACACCACCCAACCTGGCAAGAGTTGAAGGAAGAACCCGTGGCAGACCTGTGGTACAGTGACAATGGCTATGCTGAAGACGTTTTATACGAATGCCCACCTTGGGAACGAGCAGAGACATTGCTATGA
- the LOC140335214 gene encoding LOW QUALITY PROTEIN: E3 ubiquitin/ISG15 ligase TRIM25-like (The sequence of the model RefSeq protein was modified relative to this genomic sequence to represent the inferred CDS: substituted 1 base at 1 genomic stop codon) — protein sequence MALLGEELNCSICLSLYTDPVMLFCGHNFCRGCIVQVFDNQDPFSPYSCPECRTVFHEPPTLLRNLKLCNIVEHLSPKQTSPQEETQLFCTYCEFDIPAIKFCLRCETLLCDFHLKKHNRSVEHLLSEPTAFLKNQKCPLHKESLKYYCLQDSACICASCYQVGSHLDHQVETLTIASEKKLKDSMLKLIRDREELEEKIERLKQQKRKVQEQADTLRKGMKAFFMKLMKEIQVLQKTVLGEISKQKGHAFFQVXNLIQKLETRKVELSRKIYQTEELIHLSDPLTVLMEEPEKDESCHMQEVTVYLDEMPVQLVLNRCLARLVDISMELKENILMPKLSNVLMDPKTACNYIFVSPDLKSASYVQVDQGYPDTPERFISCQLLSCNSFSTGQCYWEVDISNAKEWIVGVTYISIERKTLENNSYIGYNDKSWGLEYRNGLIARHNNIAEEVSSVPLMELLGVYINLDTGQLSFYQLCDEIKHLYTFSASFTEPIHAAFYVFPDSCISVH from the coding sequence ATGGCGTTACTGGGTGAAGAGCTAAACTGCTCCATCTGTCTAAGTCTTTATACCGACCCAGTAATGCTGTTCTGTGGTCACAACTTCTGCAGAGGATGTATTGTGCAGGTTTTTGATAACCAGGATCCATTCTCACCTTACTCCTGTCCTGAATGCAGAACGGTGTTTCATGAACCCCCTACATTGCTTAGAAACCTGAAGCTGTGTAACATAGTTGAACACCTGTCTCCTAAACAGACATCACCGCAAGAAGAAACCCAACTATTCTGCACCTATTGTGAGTTTGACATACCGGCTATTAAATTCTGCCTGCGCTGTGAAACATTACTGTGTGACTTCCACCTAAAGAAACACAACAGGTCAGTAGAACATTTGCTATCTGAACCCACTGCTTTTTTGAAGAACCAGAAATGTCCCCTACATAAGGAATCTCTCAAATACTACTGCTTACAGGATTCTGCCTGTATCTGCGCTTCCTGTTATCAGGTCGGTTCACACCTGGATCACCAGGTAGAGACATTGACTATAGCTTCTGAGAAAAAACTTAAAGATTCTATGTTGAAGCTAATAAGAGACAGAGAAGAATTGGAAGAAAAGATTGAAAGACTAAAACAGCAAAAACGAAAGGTTCAAGAACAAGCAGATACTTTAAGGAAGGGAATGAAGGCATTTTTCATGAAGTTGATGAAAGAGATTCAAGTATTACAGAAGACGGTCTTAGGTGAGATCTCCAAACAGAAAGGCCATGCGTTTTTTCAAGTCTAAAACCTCATCCAAAAACTAGAAACAAGGAAAGTTGAACTGTCTAGGAAGATTTATCAAACCGAAGAGCTGATTCACTTGTCTGATCCTTTAACTGTCCTGATGGAAGAGCCAGAAAAAGACGAGAGTTGCCACATGCAAGAAGTTACGGTGTATTTAGATGAAATGCCCGTACAGTTAGTTTTAAATCGATGTCTGGCAAGACTGGTGGATATTTCCATGGAgctcaaagaaaacattttaatgccaAAGCTCTCCAATGTGTTGATGGATCCTAAAACAGCAtgcaattatatatttgtttcaccTGATTTGAAGTCTGCTTCCTATGTTCAAGTAGACCAAGGATATCCAGATACGCCAGAAAGGTTTATATCATGCCAGCTGTTAAGCTGCAATAGTTTCAGCACAGGGCAATGTTATTGGGAAGTTGATATTAGCAATGCCAAGGAGTGGATAGTAGGTGTGACCTATATCAGCATAGAGaggaaaacactggaaaacaacTCTTACATAGGTTATAATGACAAATCTTGGGGCCTGGAATATCGCAATGGTCTTATTGCCCGTCACAACAACATAGCTGAAGAAGTCAGCTCGGTCCCTTTGATGGAGCTTCTTGGCGTATACATCAACCTGGACACCGGACAACTTTCATTTTATCAATTGTGTgatgaaattaaacatttatatacctTCTCTGCCAGCTTCACTGAGCCTATTCATGCTGCTTTCTATGTATTCCCAGATAGTTGCATATCGGTCCACTAG